The proteins below come from a single Verrucomicrobiota bacterium genomic window:
- a CDS encoding EamA family transporter has translation MTKILFVLIIGLLFEAVGVVFLSAGLKQIGELQQVTLAEIGRLVARGAVNRNILLGIFFEAIFFGCLLYLLSQRDVSLIWPLTSLGFVITAIAAKIILKEEVSALRWAGVALIVVGAALVSYSEKAKSKPADAIPAAQTPTAAR, from the coding sequence ATGACCAAAATTCTGTTTGTCTTGATTATCGGTCTTTTGTTCGAGGCGGTGGGCGTGGTTTTTTTAAGCGCCGGCCTGAAACAGATTGGTGAACTTCAACAGGTCACCCTGGCGGAAATCGGCCGGCTCGTGGCGCGCGGTGCCGTCAACCGCAATATTCTGCTGGGCATTTTCTTCGAGGCGATTTTTTTTGGCTGCTTGCTATACCTGCTCTCCCAGCGGGATGTCAGTCTGATCTGGCCGTTGACTTCTCTTGGTTTCGTCATCACCGCCATTGCGGCGAAGATCATTCTCAAGGAAGAAGTGTCGGCGCTGCGTTGGGCAGGCGTGGCGCTGATAGTCGTCGGCGCGGCACTGGTGAGCTACAGCGAGAAGGCGAAGTCCAAACCGGCGGACGCAATCCCCGCCGCCCAAACGCCTACGGCGGCCAGATGA
- a CDS encoding ribonuclease H-like domain-containing protein, with product MAKLVFDIESSTLPLTNFDEVQQEYLFRETEKITDVVARETRRAEILQQFNLWPFTAQVVCIAMLNADTVRGQVLFTADDCEADTAEAGPVEFVACVDETELLTAFWDVAQHYEAIVTFNGRGFDVPFLYLRSALLNVPIKRKDWLGYRFQTEPHCDLAEQLTFYGVSGRDGAARKFNLDFYCKAFGIESPKSHGVTGLDVNHLLAEGKYREIAEYCLRDVRATVELYRIWKERLAGIK from the coding sequence ATGGCCAAATTGGTTTTTGACATCGAGTCCTCCACGCTGCCACTGACAAACTTCGATGAAGTGCAGCAGGAGTATCTTTTTCGCGAGACGGAAAAAATCACCGACGTAGTCGCGCGCGAAACCCGCCGCGCCGAAATCCTTCAGCAGTTCAATCTCTGGCCCTTCACCGCCCAGGTGGTGTGCATTGCCATGCTCAATGCGGACACGGTGCGGGGTCAGGTGCTGTTCACCGCGGATGATTGCGAGGCGGACACTGCCGAGGCCGGGCCGGTCGAGTTTGTTGCCTGCGTGGATGAGACTGAACTACTGACGGCCTTTTGGGACGTGGCCCAGCATTATGAGGCGATTGTGACGTTCAATGGGCGCGGTTTTGATGTGCCCTTCCTTTACCTGCGGTCCGCTCTCTTGAACGTCCCGATCAAACGCAAGGACTGGCTCGGCTACCGTTTTCAAACTGAACCGCATTGCGATCTGGCAGAACAACTTACATTTTACGGCGTCAGCGGTCGGGATGGGGCGGCGCGCAAGTTCAATCTCGATTTCTACTGCAAGGCCTTCGGCATTGAATCACCCAAGAGTCACGGCGTCACGGGGCTGGACGTAAATCATCTGCTGGCGGAAGGCAAGTATCGCGAGATTGCCGAGTATTGTTTGCGGGACGTGCGCGCCACCGTGGAGCTTTACCGGATCTGGAAAGAGCGGCTGGCGGGAATCAAATGA
- the hpnD gene encoding presqualene diphosphate synthase HpnD, which yields MQESRQITRKSASNLALAFVLLPRTKRDGISALYAFCREVDDVTDDETSPIDRRRQVLAAWRDDIRRACGAETPQFPVNRELQPVIQQYRLPFEYFDELLRGVEMDLAIKRYENYADLEQYCYRVASVVGLLSIEIFGYKNPASRDYAIHLGKALQLTNILRDVRSDAERGRIYLPLAELARFQISSGEILRLEYSTRFRELAASVASRARHFYQLARETLPAEDRRAMIAAELMGSVYWRLLRKLERQQFNVFGDRPTRLNKGQKFLLIFRTWCRLVSGALAPNYGTP from the coding sequence ATGCAAGAAAGTCGGCAAATCACCCGCAAAAGCGCCTCCAACCTGGCGCTGGCGTTCGTGCTGTTGCCGCGGACCAAACGCGATGGGATATCCGCCCTCTACGCATTTTGCCGCGAAGTGGATGATGTGACCGATGATGAAACTTCGCCAATCGACCGGCGTCGCCAGGTTCTGGCCGCGTGGCGCGACGACATCCGCCGGGCCTGCGGAGCGGAGACACCACAGTTTCCAGTCAACCGCGAACTCCAACCGGTCATTCAACAATATCGGCTTCCGTTCGAGTACTTTGATGAGTTGCTCCGCGGTGTGGAGATGGACTTGGCCATCAAGCGCTACGAAAATTATGCCGACCTGGAACAATACTGTTATCGCGTGGCTTCCGTCGTCGGACTCTTGAGCATCGAGATCTTCGGCTACAAGAATCCGGCGTCTCGCGATTATGCCATCCATCTGGGGAAGGCCTTGCAACTGACGAACATCCTGCGCGATGTGCGTTCCGACGCCGAACGCGGCCGCATCTACCTGCCGCTTGCCGAGCTGGCCCGCTTTCAAATTTCATCCGGGGAAATTCTACGACTTGAATACTCAACTCGCTTTCGTGAACTGGCGGCGAGTGTTGCCAGCCGCGCGCGCCATTTTTATCAACTTGCCCGGGAGACTTTGCCCGCTGAAGACCGTCGCGCCATGATTGCGGCGGAATTGATGGGCTCGGTTTACTGGCGGTTGTTGCGCAAACTGGAGCGGCAGCAGTTCAACGTTTTTGGCGACCGACCGACGCGCTTGAACAAGGGCCAGAAGTTCCTGCTCATCTTCCGCACCTGGTGTCGGTTGGTCTCGGGCGCCCTGGCGCCGAATTATGGCACGCCCTAA
- the hpnK gene encoding hopanoid biosynthesis-associated protein HpnK — translation MTSARRLIVNADDFGRSSSINLAVIRAHREGILTTASLMVNEPAFAEAVALAKENPRLGVGLHLTLLGGHSALSAEEIPSLVNPQHEFVDCPVKAGLRYFARKSLRDQLRQEIHAQFEKFRATGLPLDHVNGHLHLHLHPTIFRILMEDADRLGIRRFRFTRDPFWLNARLASGHWGYRVSHALIHRLLSGRALPVLQRKNIRHTLQVFGLLQNARVDQGFVTRLLPQLPAGDSELYSHPSLDEFKHEFDALVSPRVKALVEELGIKLIRYEDL, via the coding sequence ATGACCTCCGCCCGCCGCCTCATTGTTAACGCCGACGATTTCGGCCGCTCCAGTTCCATCAACCTAGCGGTCATCCGCGCTCATCGGGAGGGCATCCTCACCACCGCCAGTTTGATGGTGAACGAGCCGGCCTTTGCGGAAGCCGTCGCGCTGGCGAAGGAAAATCCGCGCCTGGGCGTGGGGCTGCACCTGACCCTGCTGGGCGGTCATTCAGCATTGTCCGCAGAAGAGATTCCCAGCCTGGTCAACCCGCAACACGAATTCGTCGATTGTCCGGTTAAGGCCGGCCTTCGGTACTTCGCCCGAAAAAGCCTGCGCGATCAGTTACGTCAGGAAATTCATGCGCAGTTCGAAAAATTCCGCGCCACCGGTCTTCCGCTCGACCATGTCAACGGGCATCTCCACCTCCACCTCCACCCCACCATCTTCCGGATTCTGATGGAGGACGCCGACCGGCTCGGCATCCGGCGTTTCCGCTTCACCCGCGACCCTTTTTGGTTGAATGCGCGCCTGGCTTCCGGCCACTGGGGGTATCGGGTGAGTCATGCGTTGATTCATCGCTTGCTTTCCGGACGCGCGCTTCCCGTTCTTCAGCGCAAAAATATTCGACATACCTTGCAGGTGTTCGGCCTGCTGCAAAATGCGCGCGTGGATCAAGGATTCGTCACGCGGCTTCTCCCGCAGTTGCCGGCCGGCGATTCGGAGCTTTACTCGCATCCGTCGCTCGACGAATTTAAGCACGAGTTCGATGCCTTGGTCAGTCCACGGGTGAAGGCGCTGGTTGAAGAACTCGGCATCAAGTTGATTCGTTACGAGGATTTATAG